A single region of the Elizabethkingia sp. JS20170427COW genome encodes:
- a CDS encoding glycosyltransferase family 4 protein, whose protein sequence is MKIGFICKGDPQDKKTWSGTTYKMFQAIKNLGYSVVWIPGVEYSAFEKKVFEKTASLHEKLLNRTYNRHQNIGKAIIASRKMQLAIHHEKPDILFAVGTINELALLKTSIPIVYLNDILYDQHINYYPAYMGLGWYSKKTLRFLEKKVLQKCAAVILPSEWSIERAETFYHLSPEKLHLLRFGANIEVPNKITYKKLSSEITFLFLGVEWERKGGDIALATIELLAQEGYPVKLKVVGCIPPRTSEVLEVIPFLNKNNPSEYQQLKDILLSSDFLFLPTRAECYGIVFCEASAYGLPSITTATGGVTSIVKNGINGYALPLQATPQDYAEVIKPLLQNPKDLFALKENSRKRYEESLTWELWQQQLGKILNKIKNEQ, encoded by the coding sequence ATGAAAATAGGATTTATATGCAAAGGAGATCCGCAGGATAAAAAAACATGGTCCGGCACTACCTATAAGATGTTTCAGGCAATAAAAAACTTGGGGTATTCCGTAGTGTGGATTCCTGGAGTAGAATACTCTGCTTTTGAGAAAAAGGTTTTCGAAAAAACAGCATCTTTGCACGAGAAGCTATTAAACCGTACCTATAACCGCCATCAAAACATAGGCAAAGCTATTATTGCCTCTCGCAAAATGCAATTGGCCATACATCACGAAAAGCCCGACATTCTCTTTGCTGTGGGCACTATCAATGAGCTAGCCTTGCTTAAGACATCCATCCCTATTGTATATCTTAATGACATTTTATACGATCAGCATATCAACTATTACCCTGCTTATATGGGATTGGGTTGGTATTCTAAAAAAACATTACGATTTTTAGAAAAAAAAGTATTACAAAAGTGTGCTGCAGTCATCCTTCCTTCAGAATGGAGTATAGAAAGAGCTGAAACTTTTTATCACCTTTCCCCAGAGAAACTCCATCTCTTAAGATTTGGAGCTAATATAGAAGTCCCTAATAAGATTACTTATAAAAAATTATCTTCCGAAATTACCTTCTTATTCTTGGGGGTAGAGTGGGAAAGAAAAGGCGGTGATATTGCCCTAGCTACTATAGAACTTTTAGCACAAGAAGGATATCCTGTAAAGCTAAAAGTAGTAGGATGCATCCCTCCTCGTACATCAGAAGTACTGGAGGTTATTCCGTTTTTAAATAAAAACAACCCTAGCGAGTATCAGCAACTAAAAGATATCCTCCTTTCTTCTGATTTCTTATTTCTACCTACTCGTGCCGAATGTTACGGGATTGTCTTTTGTGAAGCTTCGGCATACGGATTACCAAGCATTACCACTGCTACTGGCGGGGTTACCTCCATTGTTAAAAACGGAATCAATGGATATGCTTTACCCTTACAAGCTACTCCACAAGATTATGCAGAAGTTATAAAACCTTTATTACAAAACCCAAAAGACCTATTTGCCTTAAAGGAAAATTCACGAAAAAGATATGAAGAAAGCTTAACGTGGGAGCTTTGGCAACAACAATTAGGTAAAATTTTAAATAAAATAAAAAATGAGCAGTAG
- a CDS encoding glycosyltransferase, translating to MSSSPLVTVLIPTYNAENTIDEALDSILHQAYTSLEVVIIDDFSTDSTIKKVQHYAKKHTELTIHIIEKKENKGPAHSRNIGINEAKGKYIALLDSDDYFAPEKIKKQVSFLELHPEYMGCATFLQCFGLQQNIVKSELNPEKLKDILLIGMPYLHASFMFRKDFIIQKQLFYNEDFRTAEDYEWSIRLFDAGAKIINIPEALYYYRISGNQESFTKDKNGVTQKNEKQWKVSKKLHYQLWSRFMPVGHPLYQENCVELFLRHCEIQDTKMLKVYQDWYKKLCIYNTEHNYFSPLFMKDNHDYIIQRFILGNTQFSPQLLLIYLKNMNNVVFPSFVAQLKFVIKCVIGFKYM from the coding sequence ATGAGCAGTAGCCCCTTAGTTACGGTACTTATCCCTACTTATAATGCAGAAAACACTATCGATGAGGCTTTAGATAGCATTCTACATCAAGCTTATACCTCTCTAGAAGTTGTAATTATAGACGACTTTTCTACAGATTCCACTATAAAAAAGGTTCAACATTATGCAAAAAAACACACTGAACTAACTATACATATTATCGAGAAAAAAGAAAATAAAGGACCTGCCCATTCCAGAAATATAGGGATAAATGAAGCCAAAGGAAAATATATTGCTCTTCTTGATAGCGATGATTATTTTGCTCCTGAAAAGATAAAAAAACAAGTCTCGTTCCTAGAGCTTCATCCCGAATATATGGGCTGTGCTACTTTTTTACAATGTTTTGGTTTACAACAAAATATTGTAAAATCAGAATTGAATCCTGAAAAACTAAAAGATATTTTACTAATAGGAATGCCTTATTTACATGCTTCTTTTATGTTTAGAAAAGATTTTATCATCCAAAAACAATTGTTTTATAATGAGGATTTTCGCACTGCTGAAGATTATGAATGGAGTATTCGCCTCTTTGATGCTGGAGCCAAAATAATCAATATCCCAGAAGCTCTTTATTATTATAGAATTTCTGGAAATCAAGAATCTTTTACAAAAGATAAAAATGGAGTAACTCAAAAAAATGAAAAACAATGGAAGGTTTCTAAAAAATTACACTATCAACTTTGGAGTCGTTTTATGCCTGTAGGACATCCTTTATACCAAGAAAATTGTGTAGAGTTATTTTTAAGACATTGTGAAATACAAGATACTAAAATGCTGAAAGTTTATCAAGATTGGTATAAAAAGCTTTGTATCTATAATACAGAACATAACTATTTCTCTCCTTTATTTATGAAAGATAACCATGATTATATTATACAAAGATTTATCTTAGGAAATACCCAATTCTCACCACAATTACTTTTGATATACTTGAAAAATATGAATAATGTTGTTTTTCCTTCTTTTGTTGCCCAATTAAAGTTTGTGATAAAGTGTGTAATAGGTTTTAAGTATATGTAG
- a CDS encoding glycosyltransferase family 2 protein: MKLFSIIVIYNGMHRDWIQKCFSSLQNSSLPNQIIAIDNNSSDNSVEYIKAHFPNVLLLESKENLGFGGANNLGLKKALEMGGEYFFLLNQDAWVEENTLEILVQLSKKNPDYGIISPLQLDGTGERLEWGFSNSIGYDYNKDFFSDFVLNKPKKDLYNTTESYAASWLLTKETLRKVGGFNPSFFHYGEDDNYCKRTLFKNLKIGVTPHTSICHDTYHKPENKFKNFEETEKRRIIQLLSDPNTQGNAQIITQLRNKMIKSFLFFDFKQYKVYYRLHSYFRTHFSTISENNIKSSSNQKFIFIKH; this comes from the coding sequence ATGAAACTCTTCTCGATCATCGTTATTTATAACGGTATGCATAGGGACTGGATACAGAAATGTTTTTCCAGTCTTCAGAATTCGAGTTTACCTAATCAGATTATAGCTATTGATAATAACTCATCAGACAATAGTGTAGAGTATATTAAAGCCCATTTTCCAAATGTTCTATTATTAGAATCTAAAGAAAATTTAGGCTTCGGTGGAGCGAATAATTTAGGCTTAAAAAAAGCATTAGAGATGGGTGGAGAGTATTTTTTTCTACTTAACCAAGATGCGTGGGTAGAAGAAAACACCTTGGAAATTCTTGTTCAACTCTCTAAAAAAAATCCCGATTATGGAATTATTAGCCCTTTACAATTGGATGGAACTGGTGAAAGATTAGAATGGGGGTTTTCCAATTCTATTGGGTATGATTATAACAAAGATTTCTTTTCTGATTTTGTTCTCAACAAACCCAAAAAAGATCTTTACAACACTACAGAATCTTACGCTGCATCTTGGCTTTTAACCAAGGAAACTTTACGTAAAGTGGGAGGTTTTAATCCATCATTTTTTCATTATGGTGAAGATGATAACTATTGTAAAAGAACTCTTTTCAAAAATCTTAAAATAGGAGTGACTCCACATACTTCTATCTGTCATGATACCTATCATAAGCCTGAAAATAAATTCAAGAATTTCGAAGAAACTGAGAAAAGAAGAATTATTCAGCTTTTATCAGATCCTAATACACAAGGCAATGCACAAATCATTACCCAACTCAGAAATAAAATGATAAAATCTTTCTTATTCTTCGATTTCAAACAATATAAGGTTTATTATCGTTTACATTCTTATTTCAGAACTCATTTTTCAACCATATCTGAAAATAACATAAAAAGCTCTAGTAATCAGAAATTTATATTTATAAAACACTAA
- a CDS encoding glycosyltransferase, which translates to MSTPLVSIIIPIYKVEKYITKCLKSVIDQTYPNIEILLINDCSPDHSVEVVEHYLTERSILIPIHIIHHTENKGLSEARNTGLEHAKGDYIYFLDSDDWISQDCISLLTASALLHQSEIAIGDTICFLEEEQIEKKLFPLQYSTECLSGNPEIFHAFSQGFWPVIAPNKLYKKAFLTQYHLKFYPGLLAEDELWSFQWVQFAKKISFVKKDTYYYLLRSHSIISSKTKKNFEDMLFILGEFTKTYLEERDQVKKIGIKKHILKFKEMLLIMQWRSLRGDKAYLKKNYGQLKNFPKLTLTDYFSIDYPVDMKKKSLLLHLPTFIGVPFFIWRYER; encoded by the coding sequence ATGAGTACTCCTTTAGTCAGTATTATTATTCCGATATATAAGGTGGAAAAATATATTACAAAATGCCTAAAATCGGTTATTGACCAAACCTATCCAAATATAGAAATTCTACTGATTAATGATTGTAGTCCCGATCATTCTGTAGAAGTGGTTGAACATTATCTAACGGAAAGATCCATATTAATCCCTATCCATATTATTCATCATACTGAAAACAAAGGGCTTTCGGAGGCTAGAAATACGGGGCTAGAACATGCAAAAGGAGATTATATTTACTTTTTAGATAGCGATGATTGGATTTCTCAAGATTGCATTTCGTTATTAACTGCTTCTGCATTGTTGCATCAAAGTGAAATAGCAATAGGAGATACTATTTGTTTTTTAGAAGAAGAACAAATAGAAAAAAAACTATTTCCATTGCAATACTCCACCGAATGCTTAAGTGGTAATCCTGAAATTTTTCATGCTTTTAGCCAAGGCTTTTGGCCTGTTATTGCTCCTAATAAACTATATAAAAAAGCATTTTTAACACAATATCATTTGAAATTTTATCCTGGTTTATTGGCGGAAGATGAGTTATGGTCTTTTCAATGGGTACAGTTTGCAAAGAAGATTAGCTTTGTAAAAAAAGACACTTATTATTATTTACTTCGTAGCCATTCTATAATCTCTTCAAAAACCAAGAAGAACTTTGAAGATATGCTTTTTATTTTAGGAGAATTTACTAAAACATATCTTGAGGAAAGAGATCAGGTTAAAAAAATAGGAATTAAAAAACATATTCTAAAATTTAAAGAAATGCTTCTCATTATGCAGTGGAGAAGCTTGCGTGGAGATAAAGCCTATCTTAAAAAGAACTATGGCCAATTAAAGAATTTTCCAAAACTTACGCTAACAGATTATTTTTCTATAGATTATCCGGTAGATATGAAAAAGAAAAGCTTATTATTACACCTCCCTACTTTTATTGGAGTTCCTTTTTTTATTTGGAGATATGAAAGGTAA
- a CDS encoding glycosyltransferase family 4 protein, producing MKKKILILSEKPLDNYNVWSGTMYSMNQAFIEQGYITEWLPTPQYTPKQEKLFRFIEKAYHKIFNRGFNKMHFITKAWISSRLLKKEIKKREFDILFAPISAGIIPFLKIKQPIIYLNDANAAQLFNYNIMFTGFGWLSKKITCYLEKKTMQNAKVNVFSTFWAANYAVQHYKIPKKKVIVNMFGTNMFIPKNNEYTQDVGTFNILFFAGRWELKGGPIAYEAYKILKQKYPNILFTIVGCTPNLQDPDVKIIPFINKNTADGIHKIHKILTQTNILLLPTRNEAYGVVFCETAAFGIPSISTKTGGVPEIIVEGKTGYTLPLDAGAEEYAQIIENLILHPEQLQELSKNARQRYEEVLNWKVWGEKMKEVINHLS from the coding sequence ATGAAGAAAAAGATCCTCATCCTTAGCGAGAAACCTTTAGACAATTATAATGTTTGGAGTGGGACTATGTACAGCATGAACCAAGCTTTTATAGAGCAAGGTTACATTACCGAATGGCTCCCTACTCCACAATATACTCCAAAGCAAGAAAAGCTCTTCCGTTTTATAGAAAAAGCTTACCATAAGATTTTTAATAGAGGCTTCAATAAGATGCACTTTATCACCAAGGCATGGATTTCTTCTCGCCTGTTAAAAAAAGAAATCAAAAAGAGGGAATTCGATATCCTATTTGCCCCTATTAGTGCTGGGATCATCCCCTTTTTAAAAATTAAGCAACCTATTATTTATCTTAATGATGCCAACGCTGCACAGCTCTTCAACTACAACATTATGTTTACTGGGTTTGGATGGCTCTCTAAAAAAATAACTTGCTATTTGGAGAAAAAGACCATGCAGAACGCTAAGGTTAATGTTTTTTCTACATTTTGGGCTGCTAACTATGCTGTTCAACATTATAAAATTCCTAAAAAAAAGGTTATCGTTAACATGTTTGGCACCAATATGTTTATACCTAAAAATAATGAATATACACAAGATGTGGGAACTTTTAATATTTTGTTTTTTGCTGGGAGATGGGAGCTAAAAGGAGGACCTATTGCTTATGAAGCTTATAAAATTTTAAAACAAAAGTATCCTAATATACTTTTTACAATTGTAGGGTGTACTCCAAACTTACAAGACCCTGATGTGAAAATCATCCCTTTTATCAATAAAAACACAGCAGATGGTATTCATAAAATTCATAAAATTCTCACTCAAACGAATATACTATTACTACCTACTAGAAATGAAGCTTATGGAGTGGTATTTTGTGAAACAGCAGCTTTTGGTATTCCATCCATTTCAACCAAAACCGGAGGAGTTCCTGAAATTATTGTAGAAGGCAAAACAGGCTATACCCTTCCTTTGGATGCTGGTGCTGAGGAATATGCTCAAATAATAGAAAACCTTATCCTTCACCCCGAGCAGTTACAAGAGCTTTCTAAAAATGCTCGTCAGCGGTATGAAGAAGTCTTAAACTGGAAGGTATGGGGAGAAAAAATGAAAGAAGTTATTAACCATTTATCATAA